From the Pseudomonadota bacterium genome, the window CAAGATGTAGAGTTTTATGAAAAAAATATCTATAAATATTATATATTTATCTGTAATACTTATCCTGTCATATTTATTTTTTTTTCATAATATTGGTAATTATTCATTAAAAGAACCTGATGAAGGCAGGTATGCGGAAATACCAAGGGAGATGATCGAACTTCACGATTATGCTGTTCCGCACCTGAATTATGTCAGGTATTTTGAAAAACCTCCACTTTTTTATTGGATAGTCGCATTTTCTTACAAGGCCTTCGGAATTAGTGAATGGTCCTTCAGATTCCCAAATGCCCTATCTGCACTACTATGTGTAATAATTTTATACTTATTTGTGAGAAGATGGTTCAATGAGGAGGTAGCCTTTATATCCTCAATAGTACTCATGTCATCATTCGGTTTCTTTTCTATGGCAAGAATCGTAACCCTGGATATGTTCTTCACCCTCTGGCTATTCCTGTCACTCCTCCTCTTTTACGGATACTATAGAGAAAAAATACCGTTTCTACTCTATTCATTCTATGCGAGCCTTGCCCTTGCAACGCTCGCAAAAGGGCCCGTTGCAGTCCTACTTGTAGGCATTACAATCCTCATATTCCTTTTTACAGAAAAGAAAATATCCTTTCTCAAAGAATTCAAATGGATAACCGGCATACTGATATACGGGGTTATTACAATTCCATGGTTATTGGTCATCTCCCTGAAGGAAAAGGACTTCTTTTATTTTTTCTTTATTGACCAGCATCTGTTGAGATTTTTGACCTCGAAACACAAAAGAACAGGTTCTGTGTTTTACTTTTTTCCTGTCCTTTTTGGTGGTATGTTCCCCTGGTCCATCTTTATACCGAGGGGCATTGTCAGCCTCTGGAGGAAAAATGAGTTAAGGCTACTTATTATATGGACCCTTGTGGTGTTTGCCTTCTTCAGCATATCAAAATCAAAACTGCCTCCATATATTCTGCCCGTCTTTCCTCCTCTGTCTATTATTATCGGTTACATGTTTCATAAAAAATGGGAGGAGGTTATAGAAAGAAAAAGGGAGGTCATTATCTCCATATTTATCTTCTTTATCCTTTCAACCTCAGTATTTCTCTGTATGAGCAGTACCTTCAACGAATGGATTGGCAATATTTCAAAAGATGCTGTAGATATTCTTAGAGATTTAAGGGCCTTCTCCATTTATATCTCCCTGGTTTCAATCATTTCAGGATGCCTCCTTTGCTTC encodes:
- a CDS encoding glycosyltransferase family 39 protein, which codes for MKKISINIIYLSVILILSYLFFFHNIGNYSLKEPDEGRYAEIPREMIELHDYAVPHLNYVRYFEKPPLFYWIVAFSYKAFGISEWSFRFPNALSALLCVIILYLFVRRWFNEEVAFISSIVLMSSFGFFSMARIVTLDMFFTLWLFLSLLLFYGYYREKIPFLLYSFYASLALATLAKGPVAVLLVGITILIFLFTEKKISFLKEFKWITGILIYGVITIPWLLVISLKEKDFFYFFFIDQHLLRFLTSKHKRTGSVFYFFPVLFGGMFPWSIFIPRGIVSLWRKNELRLLIIWTLVVFAFFSISKSKLPPYILPVFPPLSIIIGYMFHKKWEEVIERKREVIISIFIFFILSTSVFLCMSSTFNEWIGNISKDAVDILRDLRAFSIYISLVSIISGCLLCFKRFDKFSFVFSIFTVFSSLVVFMLMLNVNIIDRLNTTKRLSNVINYHKGGIDYLINYGSFEETLPFYTKKRVILASYKGELEMGSKYEDTKDLFMNEEDFINLFASDKKVFCVLKEKKIKRLKERLSERINIVICQNERCLIYNH